A genomic segment from Luteolibacter ambystomatis encodes:
- a CDS encoding glycoside hydrolase family 2 TIM barrel-domain containing protein, whose translation MIRHLLLLLGAISVLQAAPEREPEFSKAGFYDLAGSGREVADFNIGWRFHRGDVKGAEARDFNHREWQSVSTPHGVDTALPEETSGTSNYQGPAWYRKTFTPPADLAGKLVSLHFEGILGKSKVWVNGKLLREHYSGFLPAIVDITAAIEPGKPNVVAVLADNSDDPTYPPGKPQKNLDYCYLGGIYRDVWLVTTNRVHITDPNAVDQVAGGGVFFHTDELTDQQAKSGVQVQVENTTDQPGTYTVQCELTDAAGKTVTSAEAPVTLSAKSADHAKVALTVEKPALWTPDAPVLHNLLVRVKDKDGKVIDGCRSRVGLRTIAFTHEQGFILNGKPFTEKLIGANRHQDHAVIGFALSNNLHWLDVLKLREAGLRVVRNAHYPQDPAFMDACDELGMLVIVNTPGWQFWNKEPIFGQRVYSDIRNMVRRDRNHASVLLWEPILNETSYPADFAKNAHDITHAEYPYPGCYTAADSEADGHEHFEVLFAHPKSGDGLDTATKYDKSKVYFTREWGDNVDDWGAQNSPSRVARAWGEVPQLVQAKHYAKPSYAYSCLDSLFRAGPEHFGGTMWHAFDHQRGYHPDPFLGGIMDAFRRPKFSYELFKAQRPPGLIMPGVDSGPTVFVANMMTPFSPEDVTVYSNCDSVRLSVNGKVFGEKAIPFAEGTRSRIPMVTFENAFHFMEAKKLSRAFKPNDVQLVAEGIIDGKVVCTNVSRPAQLAVKIGLSIDNGGQKILADGSTVIPIVAALQDKNGTIKRLNDGAVSFEVTGAGELIGDVSVGANPRILKWGEAPALIRVGAKPGKIRIVARFVPAGAQMPQTGVLEFETAPAPGRFIQDEIPEPSHGKAVVQNDGGDTVDSLRLKLEATEKELNRLRNREVERQQSDFEHTGK comes from the coding sequence ATGATCCGCCATCTATTGCTCTTATTGGGTGCCATTTCCGTCCTCCAGGCCGCGCCGGAGCGGGAGCCTGAATTTTCCAAGGCCGGCTTCTACGATCTCGCGGGCAGCGGTCGTGAGGTGGCGGACTTCAATATCGGCTGGCGCTTCCATCGCGGCGATGTGAAGGGCGCGGAAGCCCGCGATTTCAACCACCGCGAGTGGCAATCCGTCTCCACTCCGCACGGCGTGGACACCGCCCTGCCGGAGGAAACCAGCGGCACCTCGAACTACCAGGGACCGGCGTGGTATCGGAAGACCTTCACCCCACCCGCGGATCTCGCGGGCAAGCTGGTGTCGCTCCACTTCGAAGGCATCCTCGGCAAATCGAAGGTCTGGGTGAATGGCAAGCTGCTGCGCGAACACTACTCCGGCTTCCTGCCCGCCATCGTCGACATCACCGCCGCCATCGAACCCGGCAAACCGAACGTAGTCGCAGTGCTCGCGGACAACAGCGACGACCCCACCTACCCGCCCGGCAAGCCGCAGAAGAATCTCGATTACTGCTACCTCGGCGGTATCTACCGCGACGTGTGGCTGGTGACCACGAACCGCGTCCACATCACCGATCCGAACGCCGTCGATCAAGTAGCGGGCGGCGGCGTGTTCTTCCACACCGATGAGCTCACCGACCAGCAGGCCAAGTCCGGCGTGCAGGTCCAGGTGGAAAACACCACCGATCAACCGGGCACCTATACCGTGCAATGCGAGCTGACCGATGCCGCCGGCAAAACCGTGACCTCCGCTGAAGCCCCCGTGACCCTCTCCGCGAAATCCGCCGACCATGCCAAGGTTGCCCTCACCGTGGAAAAGCCCGCGCTGTGGACGCCGGACGCGCCCGTGCTCCACAACCTGCTGGTGCGGGTGAAGGACAAAGACGGCAAGGTCATCGACGGCTGCCGCAGCCGCGTCGGCCTGCGCACGATCGCGTTCACCCACGAGCAGGGTTTCATCCTCAACGGCAAGCCGTTCACGGAAAAACTCATCGGCGCGAACCGCCACCAGGACCACGCCGTCATCGGCTTCGCGCTGAGCAACAACCTGCACTGGCTCGATGTGCTGAAGCTTCGCGAAGCCGGGCTCCGTGTGGTGCGCAACGCCCACTACCCGCAGGACCCCGCCTTCATGGATGCCTGCGATGAGCTCGGCATGCTCGTCATCGTCAACACGCCGGGCTGGCAGTTCTGGAACAAGGAGCCGATCTTCGGCCAGCGCGTCTATTCGGACATCCGCAACATGGTGCGCCGCGACCGCAACCACGCCTCCGTGCTGCTGTGGGAACCGATCCTCAACGAAACCAGCTATCCCGCGGACTTCGCGAAGAACGCGCACGACATCACCCACGCCGAGTATCCTTATCCCGGCTGCTACACCGCTGCGGACTCGGAAGCCGACGGTCATGAACATTTCGAAGTACTCTTCGCTCATCCGAAGTCCGGCGACGGTCTCGACACCGCAACCAAGTATGACAAGAGCAAGGTCTACTTCACCCGCGAATGGGGGGACAACGTGGACGACTGGGGCGCACAGAATTCACCGAGCCGTGTGGCGCGCGCCTGGGGCGAAGTGCCGCAACTCGTACAGGCCAAGCATTACGCGAAACCCTCGTATGCCTACTCCTGCCTCGACTCGCTGTTCCGCGCCGGTCCGGAGCACTTCGGCGGCACCATGTGGCATGCCTTCGACCACCAGCGCGGCTATCATCCGGATCCGTTCCTCGGCGGCATCATGGATGCCTTCCGACGTCCGAAGTTCTCCTATGAACTCTTCAAGGCCCAGCGCCCTCCGGGACTCATCATGCCGGGTGTCGACAGCGGCCCAACCGTCTTCGTCGCCAACATGATGACGCCTTTCTCTCCGGAAGATGTCACCGTCTATTCGAACTGCGACTCCGTCCGCCTGAGCGTAAACGGCAAGGTCTTCGGCGAGAAGGCCATCCCCTTCGCCGAAGGCACCCGCTCGCGCATCCCGATGGTCACCTTTGAAAACGCCTTCCACTTCATGGAAGCGAAGAAGCTCAGCCGCGCCTTCAAGCCGAACGACGTTCAGCTCGTCGCCGAGGGCATCATCGATGGCAAGGTGGTGTGCACGAATGTTTCCCGCCCGGCCCAGCTCGCGGTGAAGATCGGCCTGAGTATCGACAACGGCGGCCAGAAGATCCTCGCGGATGGTTCCACGGTCATCCCGATCGTCGCCGCGCTTCAGGACAAGAACGGCACCATCAAGCGCCTCAACGATGGCGCGGTATCCTTCGAAGTCACCGGCGCGGGCGAGCTCATCGGTGATGTCTCCGTCGGTGCCAATCCGCGCATCCTGAAGTGGGGTGAAGCCCCGGCCCTGATCCGCGTCGGCGCGAAGCCCGGCAAGATCCGCATCGTCGCCCGCTTCGTTCCCGCCGGGGCCCAGATGCCGCAGACCGGTGTCCTCGAATTCGAAACCGCCCCCGCGCCCGGCCGCTTCATCCAGGACGAAATCCCCGAGCCCAGCCACGGCAAGGCCGTCGTGCAGAACGATGGCGGCGACACCGTCGACTCCCTGCGACTCAAACTCGAAGCCACCGAAAAGGAACTCAACCGCCTCCGCAACCGCGAGGTCGAGCGCCAGCAGAGCGACTTCGAGCATACGGGCAAGTAA
- a CDS encoding sigma-70 family RNA polymerase sigma factor: MKSQLEREPCPAATTMPEINEFAEVVREHHASLRYFIRSLGVQQAWVDDVAQDAFVIAYRKWSELDHTANVGAWLRVIARNVVMNEISKSSRRQRILDENITAILLENQSESSAPESLGDYGIRQGALRDCLGRLPERTRGVVESRYFHDRNSSQIGEDLNMKATAVRKILFQARQLLADCLQGKSIYDAQG; this comes from the coding sequence ATGAAATCCCAACTGGAACGCGAGCCCTGTCCCGCCGCAACGACCATGCCCGAGATCAATGAGTTCGCCGAAGTCGTTCGGGAGCACCACGCCAGTCTGCGCTATTTCATCCGCTCGCTGGGGGTGCAGCAGGCGTGGGTGGATGACGTGGCGCAGGATGCCTTCGTGATCGCCTACCGCAAGTGGTCGGAGTTGGATCACACCGCGAACGTCGGTGCATGGCTGCGCGTGATCGCGCGCAACGTGGTGATGAATGAGATTTCCAAATCCAGCCGCCGCCAACGCATCCTGGACGAAAACATCACCGCGATCCTGTTGGAGAACCAATCGGAGTCTTCCGCTCCGGAGTCGCTCGGTGATTACGGTATCCGTCAGGGTGCCCTGCGCGATTGCCTGGGACGCCTGCCGGAGCGGACGCGGGGCGTGGTGGAGTCGCGCTATTTTCACGACCGGAATTCGAGCCAGATCGGCGAGGATCTCAACATGAAGGCTACTGCCGTCCGGAAGATTCTATTCCAGGCCCGCCAGTTGCTCGCCGACTGCCTTCAGGGTAAATCCATCTACGACGCACAAGGATGA
- a CDS encoding LamG-like jellyroll fold domain-containing protein, with translation MYPRFPTSSIRGICLLAVGLGILPLRGEMVNRWSFNNAAGNATSGTTVTDSVSGTLATVRGNGSTFTGTALKLTGTTTGNRSAGFISGYIDLPNGIISSKTNLSVEIWATPISAKNYSRLFDFGRVQTAGSGGGAAGEIIDITGTTPGATTSSDSLMLSFTIGTNLSQQRMEARLNGGTAIAADTAIATTANTGYHYVFTFADGVGTYGSTGGRITWYRNATQIATKDVPFRLSQLEDVNNWLGRSLYTTDDNANASYDEVRLYNHVLTQAEISTNYAAGPDQLATPTTPPTPDHLWTFTTLAASEVASGQTFTDTIGGMPVVLKGNGATLSGSAVTLPGNTTGNQPASTISAYLDLPNGIVSAHNSITFEAWATPLSSKNYQRLFDFGRGNLTTGTDAVTGEINDSGAAPGASAGYDNLVLSLNVAGNLGTHRLEGQINNGAAIFTDSAAATTAGTEYHYVLVVEDGGGTYGASGSQARWYRNGILQNSLSLPYHLSQMQDVNNWIGRSQYTGDSNSNLSLNELRIYNRALGASEILASYNAGADPSSGPPEPPAPAPIPVNRWSFDAAAGNAPSGTPFTASGKGTIATVRGNGATLTGTQIVLPGTTTGNQTAANISAYIDLPNGLISSNPSQSWEAWVTPVSSKTWQRIFDFGKASITKGAGAVAGEIIDDTTAPGTSQSVDDLLLSLEKDAVLGSHRLESLLAGANKVTIDTDLSTSTTAGTEYHIVMTVEDGAGAYGAPGCRVKWYRNAVLQGSADLAYRITELSDVNNWIGRSIWTADNNANISINDLRMYDRAITAREVTTSYNAGAATVFPAPVATADSATISVGQKVLVDVLANDTGGPLGNTLQIAQAPTTGTAMVKDGKILYTHAGTSATPVTFTYRVTGVGGISDPGTVTVNVSTDGRFANPNLGMPQDPPVNAIAVVNAFPGLGFTKALCFTTPPGDTKRLFVCEIGGLLKVIPDVTAASPTAATVLNLNTAIATPSRTPAETITGGANGECGLLGLAFHPNYSSNGYFYLAYSATKAGSSGFYERVSRFTVPQNQLTAAAPVADPSSELILIEQYDEGPNHNGGDLHFGPDGYLYWSVGDEENPNDFRLNSQRINKDFFSGLFRIDVDKKPGNPEPNMHAAVPRDNGVARYSVPADNPWVGATSFNGLTVDPATVRTEFFAVGLRSPWRFSFDTNGEIWLGDVGQDRYEELDIITKGGNYGWVYREGLHDINVTNAGWPAKPANYTSIDPIWEYNHAALAGDSNFKGNSIIGGVVYHGDRLPSLKGSYIFGDQVSGNIWSLTRAGNVPGGEVTVVRIGGQAFLSNFGTDPSNGDVLVSDYFGGRIMRIAPATPTNSFPTTLSATGLFADLTDLSPAPSLIPYTPNVTFWSDNAVKQRWFSIPDGTSKMTFSKDGAWTYPAGQIWVKHFDMEMDRGNPATKKRIETRVLVKNSGGAYGVSYRWNDAQTEANLVEDGGVDFPLTVSVNGTPTTQQWRIPGRSQCMSCHTPINGNALSFNTRQLNRLNTINGTTGNQMDLLQLWGYLSNEPGPSAALPKHPALTDTSVPVEARVRSYLDVNCSYCHQQGGAGPSWDGRAKLTLEETGLIHGIVSVPQNPGDELIAPADSTHSAVLSRMSVTNGYSRMPPLASNVIDQDAINLVTEWIQSELPSRPLYDTWRGQFFASGNPLGAKDQDPDGDGLTNYQEYLLGSSPLAPNGGWQATVDTQAGKLKFIRKAYRNYKIESSDDLLNWNTWDVPQTSGLYKTSDTMTEVPLNPADTRKFFRFKVSEP, from the coding sequence ATGTACCCCCGTTTTCCCACGTCATCTATCCGAGGGATCTGCCTGCTGGCCGTCGGTCTCGGCATCCTGCCGCTGCGCGGCGAAATGGTGAACCGCTGGTCGTTCAACAACGCGGCTGGAAATGCCACCTCCGGCACGACGGTAACGGATAGCGTCTCCGGCACGCTCGCAACGGTGAGGGGCAATGGCTCCACCTTCACCGGCACCGCCCTCAAGCTCACCGGCACCACCACCGGCAACCGCTCGGCGGGTTTCATCTCCGGATACATCGATCTGCCCAACGGCATCATTTCCTCAAAGACGAATCTTAGCGTGGAGATCTGGGCCACCCCGATTTCGGCGAAGAACTACTCGCGGCTCTTCGACTTCGGACGCGTTCAAACAGCAGGTTCCGGCGGCGGAGCCGCAGGCGAGATCATCGACATCACCGGCACCACACCCGGCGCTACGACTTCGTCGGACAGCCTGATGCTATCCTTCACCATCGGCACCAATCTCAGCCAGCAGAGGATGGAGGCCCGCTTGAACGGCGGCACCGCGATCGCCGCCGACACCGCCATCGCGACCACGGCCAATACCGGGTATCACTACGTTTTCACCTTCGCCGATGGCGTGGGCACCTACGGCTCCACCGGCGGACGCATCACCTGGTATCGCAACGCGACCCAGATCGCCACCAAGGACGTCCCCTTCCGGCTCTCGCAACTCGAGGACGTGAACAACTGGCTGGGGCGCTCGCTCTACACCACCGACGACAACGCCAACGCATCCTACGACGAAGTCCGGCTCTACAACCATGTGCTGACCCAGGCGGAAATCTCCACGAACTACGCCGCCGGTCCGGACCAACTCGCGACACCGACCACGCCTCCCACACCAGACCACCTATGGACGTTCACGACTCTCGCCGCATCGGAGGTTGCTTCCGGACAAACCTTCACCGACACCATCGGCGGAATGCCGGTTGTTTTGAAGGGCAATGGCGCCACGCTCTCCGGCAGCGCCGTCACCCTGCCCGGCAATACCACCGGCAACCAACCGGCCTCGACGATCTCCGCCTATCTCGATCTGCCGAACGGTATCGTCTCCGCTCACAACAGCATCACCTTCGAAGCCTGGGCCACTCCGTTGTCATCGAAAAACTACCAACGGCTCTTCGACTTCGGCCGTGGCAACCTCACCACCGGTACGGACGCCGTGACGGGCGAGATCAACGACAGCGGAGCTGCTCCCGGTGCCAGCGCGGGCTATGACAACCTCGTGCTGTCCTTGAACGTGGCGGGTAATCTCGGCACCCATCGCCTCGAAGGACAGATCAACAACGGAGCCGCGATTTTCACGGACTCCGCCGCGGCCACCACCGCTGGCACGGAATACCACTATGTACTGGTCGTGGAGGATGGCGGCGGCACCTACGGCGCGTCCGGCAGCCAAGCGCGCTGGTATCGCAACGGCATCCTCCAGAACTCCCTCAGCCTGCCTTACCATCTGAGCCAGATGCAGGACGTGAACAATTGGATCGGCCGTTCGCAATACACCGGCGACTCGAACTCGAATCTCTCCCTCAACGAACTGCGGATCTATAATCGCGCGCTCGGAGCCTCCGAGATCCTCGCCAGCTACAACGCCGGGGCCGATCCCTCCAGCGGACCACCGGAACCACCCGCCCCCGCTCCGATCCCGGTGAACCGCTGGTCGTTCGATGCCGCGGCGGGTAACGCCCCGTCCGGCACCCCCTTCACCGCCAGCGGTAAAGGTACGATAGCCACCGTACGTGGCAACGGCGCGACGCTCACCGGCACGCAGATCGTGCTCCCCGGCACCACCACCGGCAACCAAACCGCCGCCAACATCTCCGCCTACATCGATCTGCCGAACGGCCTCATCTCCTCCAATCCCAGCCAGAGCTGGGAAGCCTGGGTCACACCCGTTTCCTCGAAGACCTGGCAACGCATCTTCGACTTCGGCAAGGCCAGCATCACCAAGGGCGCCGGCGCGGTCGCGGGTGAAATCATCGACGACACCACCGCCCCCGGCACCAGCCAGTCGGTCGATGACCTGCTGTTGTCTCTGGAAAAAGACGCCGTGCTCGGCAGCCATCGTTTGGAAAGCCTGCTCGCCGGAGCCAACAAGGTCACTATCGACACGGACCTTTCCACCTCCACCACCGCGGGCACGGAGTATCACATCGTGATGACCGTGGAGGACGGCGCGGGAGCCTATGGCGCCCCCGGCTGCCGCGTGAAGTGGTATCGCAATGCGGTGCTCCAGGGCTCCGCGGATCTCGCCTACCGCATCACCGAACTCTCCGACGTGAACAACTGGATCGGCCGCTCGATCTGGACCGCGGACAACAACGCCAACATCTCGATCAACGACCTGCGGATGTACGACCGTGCCATCACCGCACGCGAAGTGACCACTTCTTACAACGCGGGCGCGGCCACCGTCTTCCCGGCTCCAGTGGCAACGGCGGACTCCGCCACCATCAGTGTGGGGCAAAAGGTGCTGGTCGACGTGCTGGCGAATGACACCGGCGGCCCGCTCGGCAACACCCTGCAGATCGCGCAAGCCCCCACCACCGGCACCGCCATGGTGAAGGACGGAAAGATCCTCTATACCCATGCCGGCACCTCCGCCACGCCGGTCACCTTCACCTATCGCGTGACCGGTGTTGGTGGCATCTCCGATCCGGGCACGGTGACCGTGAACGTTTCCACGGACGGTCGATTCGCGAACCCGAACCTCGGCATGCCGCAGGATCCGCCCGTGAATGCGATCGCGGTCGTGAACGCCTTCCCCGGACTGGGCTTCACCAAGGCGCTCTGCTTCACCACGCCTCCCGGCGACACCAAGCGGCTGTTCGTCTGCGAAATCGGCGGCTTGTTGAAAGTGATCCCGGACGTCACCGCCGCATCACCGACGGCCGCAACGGTCCTGAACTTGAATACCGCGATCGCGACACCGTCACGCACCCCTGCGGAAACGATCACCGGCGGCGCAAATGGCGAGTGCGGTCTGCTAGGCCTGGCCTTCCATCCGAACTACTCCAGCAACGGCTACTTCTACCTCGCCTACTCCGCCACCAAGGCGGGCAGCTCCGGCTTCTATGAGCGGGTCTCGCGTTTCACCGTCCCGCAGAACCAGCTCACCGCCGCGGCACCCGTGGCCGATCCTTCGTCGGAGTTGATCCTCATCGAGCAATACGATGAAGGCCCGAACCACAACGGCGGCGACCTCCACTTCGGCCCGGACGGCTATCTGTATTGGTCGGTGGGTGATGAGGAAAACCCGAACGATTTCCGACTGAACAGCCAGCGCATCAACAAGGATTTCTTCTCGGGATTGTTCCGCATCGATGTGGACAAGAAGCCGGGCAACCCCGAGCCGAACATGCATGCCGCGGTGCCACGCGACAACGGCGTCGCCCGCTACTCGGTGCCCGCGGACAACCCATGGGTGGGAGCCACATCCTTCAACGGACTCACGGTCGACCCGGCAACGGTCCGCACCGAGTTCTTCGCAGTCGGCCTGCGCAGCCCTTGGCGTTTCTCCTTCGACACCAATGGCGAGATCTGGCTCGGGGACGTGGGGCAGGACCGCTACGAGGAACTCGACATCATCACCAAGGGCGGCAACTACGGCTGGGTTTACCGCGAAGGCCTTCATGACATCAACGTGACCAACGCCGGTTGGCCGGCGAAACCGGCGAACTACACATCGATCGATCCGATCTGGGAATACAACCACGCCGCGCTCGCCGGAGACTCGAACTTCAAGGGCAACTCGATCATCGGCGGTGTGGTCTATCACGGCGACCGACTGCCGAGCCTGAAAGGCTCCTACATCTTCGGCGACCAGGTTTCCGGCAACATCTGGTCGCTCACCCGCGCGGGCAATGTTCCCGGGGGCGAGGTGACGGTGGTCCGCATCGGTGGCCAGGCGTTTCTCTCCAACTTCGGAACCGATCCCTCGAACGGCGACGTGCTGGTGTCCGACTACTTCGGCGGCCGCATCATGCGCATCGCTCCTGCCACACCGACGAACAGCTTCCCGACGACGTTGAGCGCGACCGGTTTGTTCGCGGATCTCACCGATCTGTCGCCCGCTCCGAGCCTCATTCCCTATACCCCGAACGTCACCTTCTGGAGTGACAACGCGGTGAAGCAGCGTTGGTTCTCCATCCCCGATGGCACCAGCAAGATGACCTTCTCAAAGGACGGCGCGTGGACCTATCCCGCGGGCCAGATCTGGGTGAAGCACTTCGACATGGAAATGGACCGCGGCAATCCCGCGACGAAGAAGCGCATCGAGACCCGCGTGCTCGTGAAGAACTCCGGTGGAGCCTACGGCGTCAGTTACCGGTGGAATGACGCGCAAACGGAAGCGAACCTCGTCGAAGACGGTGGTGTTGATTTCCCACTGACCGTTTCCGTCAACGGCACTCCCACCACCCAGCAATGGCGAATCCCCGGTCGCTCGCAGTGCATGAGCTGCCATACGCCGATCAATGGAAACGCGCTCTCCTTCAACACCCGCCAGCTCAACCGCCTCAACACGATCAACGGCACCACCGGCAACCAGATGGACCTGTTGCAACTCTGGGGCTATCTCTCCAACGAGCCCGGCCCTTCGGCGGCCCTACCCAAGCATCCGGCTCTCACGGACACCAGCGTGCCGGTGGAGGCGCGGGTACGTTCCTACCTCGATGTGAACTGCTCCTACTGCCACCAGCAGGGCGGAGCCGGACCATCATGGGATGGCCGTGCGAAGCTCACGCTGGAGGAAACCGGCCTCATCCACGGCATCGTATCCGTGCCGCAGAATCCCGGTGATGAGCTGATCGCACCTGCTGACAGCACCCACTCCGCCGTGCTCAGCCGCATGTCCGTGACCAATGGCTACAGCCGCATGCCCCCGCTGGCATCGAACGTGATCGACCAGGACGCGATCAACCTGGTGACAGAGTGGATCCAGTCCGAGCTACCATCCCGCCCGCTCTACGATACGTGGCGCGGCCAGTTCTTTGCCTCCGGCAATCCGCTCGGCGCGAAGGATCAGGATCCAGATGGCGATGGGCTCACGAACTACCAGGAATACCTGCTTGGCAGCTCGCCGCTGGCTCCAAACGGCGGCTGGCAGGCCACCGTCGACACCCAGGCGGGCAAGCTGAAGTTCATTCGCAAGGCCTATCGAAACTACAAGATCGAGAGCAGCGACGATCTCCTGAACTGGAACACGTGGGACGTTCCGCAGACGAGCGGTCTCTACAAGACCAGCGACACGATGACCGAGGTCCCGCTCAATCCGGCGGACACGAGGAAGTTCTTCCGCTTCAAGGTTTCGGAACCGTGA
- a CDS encoding LacI family DNA-binding transcriptional regulator has product MNTPSILHRVTQKDLAKALKIAQSTVSMALRDDPSIPAGTREEIRQAAQEMGYRPNPTGTALAHFRASSRNQPVHAALAWLNCWEDPLKLRSYGEFDGYWHGAADAADSFGYRLEEFVVDRRMTLERLGGILRTRHIHGILLPPGPLPAGWERFDWEAFSVVRLSHPARQNDLVACTVAGDQMKNGLLAFDSMRQLGYSRIGYCGLYWQERLFCAGYLWGQHHAEEEAKVPPLLLGNSERDEWWQRFGAWYELHRPDAILTDLPEVPEMLAAMGRKVPADVGLAAMGVLDCGIRAGINQNPREIGRTGVTVLTSLIHERNFGLPPVRRSMLIGGSWVNGPELPNRRIHPDCQT; this is encoded by the coding sequence ATGAACACGCCCTCGATACTCCATCGTGTCACCCAGAAGGATCTGGCGAAGGCCCTCAAGATCGCGCAATCCACGGTTTCGATGGCCTTGCGGGACGATCCGTCCATTCCTGCCGGCACGCGGGAGGAGATCCGTCAGGCGGCTCAGGAGATGGGCTACCGGCCGAACCCGACCGGAACCGCCCTCGCGCACTTCCGGGCATCCTCGCGGAACCAGCCGGTGCATGCGGCCCTGGCGTGGCTGAATTGCTGGGAAGACCCGCTGAAACTGCGGTCGTATGGGGAGTTCGATGGTTATTGGCACGGGGCGGCGGACGCGGCGGATTCCTTCGGCTACCGGCTGGAGGAGTTTGTGGTGGATCGCCGCATGACCTTGGAGCGGTTGGGAGGGATTCTGCGCACCCGCCACATCCACGGTATCCTGCTGCCGCCCGGGCCCTTGCCGGCAGGATGGGAGCGCTTTGATTGGGAGGCGTTTTCCGTGGTGAGGCTGAGCCATCCCGCGCGACAAAACGATCTGGTGGCCTGCACGGTGGCGGGGGATCAGATGAAGAACGGACTGCTGGCGTTCGATTCGATGCGGCAGCTCGGTTATTCCCGCATCGGATACTGCGGCTTGTATTGGCAGGAGCGTCTGTTCTGCGCGGGCTATTTGTGGGGCCAGCATCATGCGGAGGAGGAGGCGAAGGTGCCGCCGCTGCTGTTGGGCAATTCCGAGCGCGACGAATGGTGGCAGCGGTTCGGCGCATGGTACGAACTCCATCGCCCGGATGCCATTCTCACGGATCTGCCGGAGGTGCCGGAGATGCTGGCGGCGATGGGACGAAAGGTGCCTGCGGATGTCGGCCTGGCCGCGATGGGCGTGCTGGACTGCGGCATCCGGGCGGGGATCAATCAGAACCCGCGTGAGATCGGGAGGACCGGGGTGACGGTGCTGACCTCCCTGATCCACGAGCGGAACTTCGGGCTGCCACCCGTGCGCCGCTCCATGCTGATCGGTGGATCGTGGGTGAATGGCCCGGAACTTCCGAACCGGAGGATTCACCCGGACTGCCAAACGTGA
- a CDS encoding glycosyltransferase: MSFRNAAATLPAALASLLAQTFQNWELIAVDDHSSDHSAEIVEAVADPRVRLTRFPEVGLVPALRHGSGLVAGEWLARMDADDICDPRRLEKQLAFADTHPELDVIACQVSVLDPIGEGLVRYVDWVNGLADHEAMAKSRFIESPVVNPSAMIRRIAFDRIGGYHDPLWAEDHDFWLRLLEDGARFGRVPEVLLQWRDSETRLTRTHPRYGDEARSRMRAHYLARLPGAKERGIVIAGAGPIGKLLARHLEDEGVVVRGFFDVHPRRVGECIRGVEVADSAGLGIRWRESTLVSAVGVPGGRQVVRELALERGYREGVDFWCVC; this comes from the coding sequence ATGTCCTTTCGCAACGCGGCGGCCACGCTGCCTGCGGCGTTGGCAAGCCTGCTTGCGCAGACGTTCCAGAACTGGGAGTTGATCGCGGTGGACGATCATTCATCGGATCACTCTGCGGAGATCGTGGAAGCGGTGGCCGATCCGCGCGTGCGTCTGACCCGTTTTCCGGAAGTCGGGTTGGTTCCGGCGCTGCGTCATGGCAGTGGGCTGGTGGCCGGAGAATGGCTGGCACGGATGGATGCAGATGACATCTGTGATCCGCGGAGATTGGAGAAGCAGCTCGCTTTTGCGGACACCCATCCGGAGCTCGATGTGATCGCCTGCCAGGTGAGCGTGCTCGATCCCATCGGGGAAGGTCTGGTGCGTTATGTCGATTGGGTGAACGGCCTCGCGGATCACGAGGCGATGGCGAAAAGCCGGTTCATCGAGAGCCCGGTGGTGAATCCCAGCGCGATGATCCGCCGTATCGCGTTTGATCGTATCGGTGGGTACCACGATCCGCTGTGGGCGGAGGATCATGATTTTTGGCTGCGGCTGTTGGAGGACGGCGCGAGGTTCGGCCGGGTGCCGGAGGTATTGCTTCAGTGGCGCGATTCGGAAACCCGGCTGACCCGCACGCATCCGCGTTATGGAGACGAGGCCCGCTCGCGGATGCGCGCCCACTATCTCGCGCGCCTGCCCGGAGCGAAGGAACGGGGGATCGTGATTGCGGGTGCCGGCCCGATCGGCAAGTTGCTGGCTCGCCACCTTGAGGATGAGGGAGTGGTCGTACGCGGGTTTTTCGATGTCCATCCGCGCCGGGTCGGCGAGTGCATCCGGGGAGTGGAGGTGGCGGACAGCGCCGGTCTCGGCATCCGCTGGCGGGAGTCCACTCTTGTTTCCGCAGTCGGGGTTCCCGGTGGCCGCCAAGTGGTGAGGGAGCTCGCCTTGGAGCGGGGCTATCGGGAAGGTGTGGATTTCTGGTGCGTGTGCTGA